The proteins below are encoded in one region of Homo sapiens chromosome 7 genomic patch of type FIX, GRCh38.p14 PATCHES HG2266_PATCH:
- the GPR22 gene encoding G-protein coupled receptor 22 isoform X1 has product MCFSPILEINMQSESNITVRDDIDDINTNMYQPLSYPLSFQVSLTGFLMLEIVLGLGSNLTVLVLYCMKSNLINSVSNIITMNLHVLDVIICVGCIPLTIVILLLSLESNTALICCFHEACVSFASVSTAINVFAITLDRYDISVKPANRILTMGRAVMLMISIWIFSFFSFLIPFIEVNFFSLQSGNTWENKTLLCVSTNEYYTELGMYYHLLVQIPIFFFTVVVMLITYTKILQALNIRIGTRFSTGQKKKARKKKTISLTTQHEATDMSQSSGGRNVVFGVRTSVSVIIALRRAVKRHRERRERQKRVFRMSLLIISTFLLCWTPISVLNTTILCLGPSDLLVKLRLCFLVMAYGTTIFHPLLYAFTRQKFQKVLKSKMKKRVVSIVEADPLPNNAVIHNSWIDPKRNKKITFEDSEIREKCLVPQVVTD; this is encoded by the coding sequence ATgtgtttttctcccattctggaaaTCAACATGCAGTCTGAATCTAACATTACAGTGCGAGATGACATTGATGACATCAACACCAATATGTACCAACCACTATCATATCCGTTAAGCTTTCAAGTGTCTCTCACCGGATTTCTTATGTTAGAAATTGTGTTGGGACTTGGCAGCAACCTCACTGTATTGGTACTTTACTGCATGAAATCCAACTTAATCAACTCTGTCAGTAACATTATTACAATGAATCTTCATGTACTTGATGTAATAATTTGTGTGGGATGTATTCCTCTAACTATAGTTATCCTTCTGCTTTCACTGGAGAGTAACACTGCTCTCATTTGCTGTTTCCATGAGGCTTGTGTATCTTTTGCAAGTGTCTCAACAGCAATCAACGTTTTTGCTATCACTTTGGACAGATATGACATCTCTGTAAAACCTGCAAACCGAATTCTGACAATGGGCAGAGCTGTAATGTTAATGATATccatttggattttttcttttttctctttcctgattccTTTTATTGAGGTAAATTTTTTCAGTCTTCAAAGTGGAAATACCTGGGAAAACAAGACACTTTTATGTGTCAGTACAAATGAATACTACACTGAACTGGGAATGTATTATCACCTGTTAGTACAGATCCCAATATTCTTTTTCACTGTTGTAGTAATGTTAATCACATACACCAAAATACTTCAGGCTCTTAATATTCGAATAGGCACAAGATTTTCAACAGGgcagaagaagaaagcaagaaagaaaaagacaatttctCTAACCACACAACATGAGGCTACAGACATGTCACAAAGCAGTGGTGGGAGAAATGTAGTCTTTGGTGTAAGAACTTCAGTTTCTGTAATAATTGCCCTCCGGCGAGCTGTGAAACGACACCGTGAACGACGAGAAAGACAAAAGAGAGTCTTCAGGATGTCTTTATTGATTATTTCTACATTTCTTCTCTGCTGGACAccaatttctgttttaaataccACCATTTTATGTTTAGGCCCAAGTGACCTTTTAGTAAAATTAAGATTGTGTTTTTTAGTCATGGCTTATGGAACAACTATATTTCACCCTCTATTATATGCATTCACTAGACAAAAATTTCAAAAGGTcttgaaaagtaaaatgaaaaagcgAGTTGTTTCTATAGTAGAAGCTGATCCCCTGCCTAATAATGCTGTAATACACAACTCTTGGATAGAtcctaaaagaaacaaaaaaattacctttgaAGATagtgaaataagagaaaaatgtttagtGCCTCAGGTTGTCACAGACTAG